ttgtttatatattgctcataagaatatgaaataaaaggaCATTTGTAATACTTACACTGTGTATAAATAGTCTAACGAGTATAGCAGAGCAATCCACAGATCTGGTCTGGAGCAGACATGTTCATAGGTCAGGCTGGTGTTGAGCAGAATTTCCATTGGCCTAGTCCATAGCAGACTTATCCACATGTCTTGTCTGGGGCAGCTCTGTCAATAGGTCTGCATCAGTCATAAAAATGCAGACCTAGATCTGGTCTATCAACAACGAAGTTAACTTGGAAAGCAGTCACAGATTCTGCTCCAGGTTAACTGTTAGGACTGTTCTCATAGTTTTCAAGTATCCACTTATTGCTAGTGCTCAGCTATTTCCTCAATATTTGGTAAAGCATatctttgttttacatttgtatagaaTCTTCTACTGAATTATACATTAACAGTACAGtacttttttgtattattaaattaatatcCGCCTCGTCTAGTAAGTACAGGAATGCAGACTTCAATCGCATTATAGATTGTGAGTACAGTAAAAGCTGAATAAACCGGCCGGCTACGGGACTATGAAAAAGGGCCGGTTTGAACAGTGACTGTTTTAATATACAGCTCACTACTGTACGATTGTCAGTTCACAGTTTAACACCTGACTAATTGATTGAATATCCTCAAAAGCCATATTCAATAAGCAAATCGATCattgaaattattaatttgGATTTTgcagtatccacatctgattcacgccacctctataataggcagtttcacaataacttcaAGCACTGCTTTAATGGTTGATAAAACTGATGATAGATATTAAGGAAGAGGTTTCGTAGAGTACTTCGTAGACCAAGAAATATTGCATTGGtagtaaggacacttatgtagtttatgtaTCCAAACAGTGATTGAAGAttcagttcttcatctttggttgaaattccacaggaatatataaaaacaatatgattATCTAGTATTTCCTCTATGGTAGGTGACATGGGGGATATATTGAGTTTCTTAgtgaattttaaatacatattcatATCAAGCAGTTTATGCAATCAGATTTAAACACAAAAACGATCTTTGGGGATTTATCTACGGGGAAAACATATTTGTCACGGAAGTAGGCCAAgtgttttgcaatattttaaccTTTAACGATTGATGTAGCATGGGTATTCATATATTATAGATTGTATCCATTGCGTGGCACAATCCTCGACTGATTCCATCAGTATTTTGAATttgtgttttcaatattttgatttaggCTCAAGATATTTCGGACCAATGGATAACACATTTCGCAAAGAATTGTGTATAGAAAATGTGAGGGGCACCTGTACAACGTGGCCAGCAGTTTAACATGTGAATTtaaatcaggaggtttagactcgAAGTCGTCAATATTTATATCCTTCATAAACGGTATTTGTAATTGAACGTTTTAGTTGCAATTGGTTTTGAATagtataagaaattatttgtACAGACTGATCTTtaaaataaggaggtattttcgattgaacttaTTTATGATGAGGGAGATTGCTCAAGTTGTCGCCATCGtaacctttgttggcaaaggaaagttCCAAGCGAAGTGgagagggattaatataagttgcaaaacttgtttccaaatccactctaaataaatatgtttaaactaaaggaAAGTTAAGGAAAAGATCATTTCTGGTTTTAATCTTTCCCAAAATTAACTGGTTTGAAAAGTCGTACTTGCAATATCCAAAATGATAGCTGTAAgtttgtattgatttaaatgagGATATGTTACAGtggtttcaaaatataaattaaacagaGGTTTTGAAAGGGGTCATGCATAAAGTTtagtgcgaatgtgatgaatacttAACGGCTTTTGTATCAAACTTATTAATAGAAACATATTCAAAGTTGGTGATTGATAGTGACGATTATCATGACTGCGTCTACGTCGAGGAATTGAGTTGTAAATATGCATCACATTCACTGAGCTACAGAAAGGACTGGATACCTATACAACAAAGTTAGTCATTGCAACAATATGTTGTCGCAGTTCCCAATTTTTGATCCAGTAGTGCTCTTTTCGTCTACGAAAGTCTGCCTTACTTATTTATGTTCTCTCTGAGAACTAGAACAACCCATGTTGTTTCAGGCCcgtgtttgttttttgtgttacatttgtttATCTTACGTTTCAAGAAAGAAGTAGTACAATTTGCCTGTAGGAAAGGAAGCAAAACTTAACATATGGAAAATTAAATGGCCATGTACCATTTtagcatgtcagtaactgctagtattCCTTTGTAAGTGTataaattattgtcattttgtttaattttcttttgttactttCTCTGACATGGGAGTCTGACTTCTTTTGAACTGTGTTTTATTGTGCGTATtactgtgtgtttgttttttctaaattggttagaggtatagggttGGATAGGGATCTCACAAAACTTGTTAAACCCAACCGCATTTTCgtgtctgttccaagtcaggaacttctgattctttttttttttgtttgattttagatttaattcaatttatatattacgGAGTTCAGTATGAGattaggggcaagctgaagcaactccgggtgcgggattttctcgcagTGTTGAAGACCTATTTGGGGATTCCGGCTATTTTATGCTCTTTCgtctggttgttgtctttttgacacattccctgttttcattcttaatttcataaattagcTTTTGATAGGTttgtatatgtctctggtaGTTTTGATAGGGATTTAACACATGTCactttaattattatatatatattactatcttttgtatgtaaatataactggatgtgatgagactgtcattaaagtgagagggttagcgccatagaaccaggtttaatccaccattttctaaactttaaaatgcctgtaccaagtcagaaaattGACAGTTtatgtccattcgttttttatgcgttctgttatttgattttgccatgtgattatggcctttccgaattgattttcctctaagttcagtatttttgtgattttactttttttgtattagAATATTCATAAAGGTCGTTACCAACATTTGTTTACTTTCAGGATTGTATACAATACTATTCATGTGAATACATAAAGAAAACTTACATTTACGAACCAATCATGTAGCTTCAAAAGAGGGTAGGATATTTTCTGAtcgttatcaaaggtaccaggattataatttagtacgccagatgcgcgtttcgtaatcataagactcatcagtgacgctcatatcaaaatatttataaagccgaacaaattcaaagttgaagagcattgagggtccaaaatttccaaaaagttgtgccaaaaaagGCTAAGGTAATCAgtgcttgggataagaaaatccttagtgttttgaaaaattcaaagatttgtaaacaggaaaattgtaaaattgaccacattattgataatcatgtcaacaccgaaattttgactactgggctggtgataccatcgggaaCGAAACTTCCACCATCactggcatcgacccagtggtgtggatagttattaaaggtccaatggttataatttagtacgccagacgcgcgtttcgtcttcataagactcatcagtgtcgctcatatcaaaatatatataaagcctAACCGTTGAAGAGCAGTAAGCAAATCATTTATTCTTTCAACGCTATCACCCAAatactttttttgaaattaatacTATTATATACGGTATCAGGAAACGCAGGAGTATGAACAATATTTTGTCATCTGCTTATCTGCACTATAATTCTTCTCAGAAAATTGgggatcaaatttatttttttatgaaaaagacAATAAACCCACTTTTGAGGTTAAATAGTCAGTCCCTTAGTCTGCTTTTTCCGGAATTGTTTGACGTTATTGATGCAAACCCAAATATCTTTATTAGAAGAAAGGACATATATCGGTAAAACAAGTATGTGTCCCTagaacacggatgccccatcttCACTGGCATTTtatttgttcagtggaccgtgaaaatggggggaaaatttgtcattaaaattagaaagatcatcaCATAGGTATCATTTGAAcgaagttttaagttgattggacttagacttcatcaaaaactacctcgaccaaaacaCTTTAATGTGAAGCGGAACAGAGGGATGAACGGAGAGACGGACGTACAAACAGaagaacagacgcacagaccagagaACTTAATGCCTATAAATGGGGCATAACAAAAAGTTCCAAATCTCATTGAAATGTAAAGTGCCAATTACCTCACTGATTATGCACGAATGgttcatttcataaaaagtgTCATTGTAACAACTGAAAGGTGTCTGTGTATCATCTAAAAACTGTATCACCCGTTTAAtggtggggttttttttttggttttttttgttgttttttgttaaaggtAACATCATTTCGTGTATCAGCTTATTACTCgttaataaaagatttaaatctAACATTGAAAGAATTGTAAACTTTATTAAATAGTATTCACTGCTTATTTTTTGGGGTCAAAACGTAAAACTGTATAgccttaatcatgttaatggtTCATCAATTTATCCGAACTGCAGTGAACGTGTTATAAACATCAAAGAGACTCGATGCCTTGTTGTTCATTTGCACCCAAATCTGGTCCCCAGCTATCAGTTCCATGCAGACAGTTTGGGTTGCCATATCATATTGGTTACCAGTATATAGCCACACATAAATAGCTCCATTCTTCCTTAGAGTAGTGTGAGCCGTGACAAGGCCTGACATCATAGTAACAGATACTAAGTAATTACCAGCCTTTCCTGCACCAACGGTAAAAATACCCGTATTATGATTATAACCATCATCCGTACAAAGCATCTGGTTGTATCGGATTATGTTATTTTGCCCATATTGATTAGCACCTCCGGGTAATGTCGCT
This is a stretch of genomic DNA from Mytilus trossulus isolate FHL-02 chromosome 6, PNRI_Mtr1.1.1.hap1, whole genome shotgun sequence. It encodes these proteins:
- the LOC134723791 gene encoding uncharacterized protein LOC134723791 codes for the protein MIMANILKCFLFVFICRTTNGAAGNGDPPAPVKAAFTATLPGGANQYGQNNIIRYNQMLCTDDGYNHNTGIFTVGAGKAGNYLVSVTMMSGLVTAHTTLRKNGAIYVWLYTGNQYDMATQTVCMELIAGDQIWVQMNNKASSLFDVYNTFTAVRIN